From the genome of Pieris rapae chromosome 5, ilPieRapa1.1, whole genome shotgun sequence, one region includes:
- the LOC111004423 gene encoding synaptic vesicle glycoprotein 2B — MVETDPGPKKPHNCDVKIDHQLNGPGSKTTEIGISPLKSPTKFDPEKGGHTEKADFEKAIELAHYGRFHYLLLAVCGLVSTSEEMDVISMSFILPSAQCDLDLTTQTKGWLNSIIFIGMMVGAYAWGSVADTLGRKRVLIAISIINALAIVASSFSQNYELFMLFRFMNGAALGGSGPVIWSYFAEFQPKKKRGAMLSFMAAFWTLGNLFVAGLAWVIIPSEIGVQSGAFIYNSWRIFLLVMSLPSFIVAALLFLLPESPKFLISTGRHEDALEVFRGIYMMNTGRSKEEYPVKQLLVEEPMHPKQEKQIEAKEPKSKLRKMLSDIVEHSKQLFVPPILKFTAISITINFTFHIGYYGLMMWFPEMFNRFDEWSRTHDNAEADICQVTAYVTKYGTHSAEARCDSHINSDVFMESLITVAAAIPSNIFAVLGMDRLGRKFFLVFATFSAGTCSAAMYFVYNKTNNLIVSAIFSSVISCGNASLDCLITEVFPTNLRATGVAVSMVAARLGGIIGNVVIATLLDTYCPAPTFIVAVLLASGGLMCLFLPNTTRQALQ, encoded by the exons ATGGTAGAAACTGACCCTGGGCCCAAGAAACCTCACA aTTGTGATGTAAAAATTGACCACCAGCTTAACGGACCAGGTTCCAAAACTACCGAGATTG GAATCTCCCCACTAAAATCTCCAACAAAATTCGACCCGGAAAAAGGCGGCCACACTGAGAAAGCTGACTTTGAGAAGGCGATCGAACTAGCCC ACTATGGCCGCTTCCATTACCTGCTGCTGGCCGTATGCGGCCTCGTCAGCACCTCAGAGGAGATGGACGTCATCTCCATGTCTTTCATCCTACCATCAGCACAGTGCGACCTAGATCTTACCACTCAGACAAAG GGATGGCTAAACAGCATAATCTTTATCGGCATGATGGTGGGCGCGTACGCGTGGGGCTCCGTAGCAGACACTTTAGGTCGCAAGCGGGTCCTCATCGCTATATCGATCATCAACGCCTTGGCCATCGTCGCTTCCTCCTTCAGCCAGAACTATGAGCTTTTCATGCTGTTCAGATTCATGAACGGAGCAGC TTTGGGAGGTTCAGGCCCGGTCATCTGGTCGTACTTCGCAGAGTTTCAGCCGAAGAAAAAGCGTGGTGCTATGTTAAGTTTTATGGCTGCTTTCTGGACTCTTGGCAACCTCTTCGTGGCGGGACTCGCTTGGGTTATCATACCAAGTG AGATCGGCGTACAATCTGGTGCCTTCATTTACAACTCGTGGCGTATATTCCTGCTTGTGATGTCACTACCATCGTTCATAGTGGCTGCGCTCTTATTTCTTTTGCCTGAATCACCGAAGTTTTTGATATCCACCGGTCGTCATGAAGATGCCTTAGAAGTCTTTAGAGGAATCTATATGATGAACACTGGTAGGAGTAAAGAGGAGTACCCAGTTAAGCAACTACTAGTAGAAGAGCCAATGCATCCTAAACAAGAAAAGCAGATTGAAGCTAAAGAACCGAAGTCTAAGTTAAGgaaaatgttaagtgatatcgtgGAACACAGCAAGCAGTTATTTGTACCGCCTATTCTTAAGTTTACGGCGATTTCTATCACAATTAATTTCACTTTCCATATTGG GTACTACGGACTAATGATGTGGTTCCCTGAGATGTTTAACCGCTTCGACGAGTGGTCCCGCACACACGATAACGCTGAAGCCGACATTTGCCAAGTGACAGCTTACGTCACCAAATACGGAACACATTCTGCGGAAGCTCGCTGCGACTCCCACATAAACTCTGATGTCTTCATGGAGTCATTAATCACTGTTGCAGCAGCGATACCATCTAATATTTTCGCAGTTCTTGGAATGGATAGACTAGGCAGAAAGTTCTTCTTAG TATTCGCAACATTCTCAGCGGGCACATGTTCTGCTGCCATGTACTTCGTGTACAATAAGACTAACAACTTGATAGTCAGCGCCATCTTTAGTTCGGTAATATCTTGCGGCAACGCGTCACTCGACTGTCTCATCACTGAAGTCTTCCCTACAAACTTACG AGCCACTGGAGTAGCCGTGTCTATGGTAGCGGCGCGTCTGGGAGGTATTATCGGGAACGTGGTGATCGCCACTCTACTGGATACCTACTGCCCTGCCCCTACCTTCATCGTAGCCGTGCTGTTGGCCAGCGGCGGTCTGATGTGCCTCTTCCTGCCTAACACTACACGACAGGCTTTACAGTAA
- the LOC111004426 gene encoding uncharacterized protein LOC111004426 gives MNVPGSTGESSCKRQENGDGPVEPDRPLKKARFAWQVKGKYHLKNETCESNTTNTMKDSGHTSSSKSPKEQKDLVGNTEQNLEILGDYLLKQDFNTLDAITDSDKIVLPSTSSEKLPYPRYVSSFESSSSKDNRSSDDENSATPISLLHSNSYSEDQCIARWQARQMAKCFVDNTINRVLDNWMIAPLPAEVDNNRFLALDVAEFINNLPGDNTIENEGILMAISAHGLQNTSTSSNQEGQQKQTINKDMFNTPPCSPVPSEDFTSNSNNNNDPSSSSELDMSWSYDDEAKQNESNDMQFSYFPNHSSSYKYYGENELDSSTVNNDENTLNCDNVMDNYDFLDTAVTFAIQNKGLASFGSEYG, from the exons ATGAATGTCCCTGGAAGCACTGGGGAATCTTCGTGTAAACGACAAGAAAATGGCGACGGCCCTGTGGAACCAGATCGCCCACTAAAGAAAGCTCGTTTTGCTTGGCaagtaaaaggaaaatatcacCTAAAGAATGAAACTTGTGAATCAAATACTACGAATACAATGAAAGATAGTGGCCATACCAGTTCGTCAAAAAGTCCTAAAGAACAAAAAGACTTAGTCGGAAACACTGAACAAAATCTTGAAATATTAGGAGACTACTTACTTAAACAGGATTTTAACACACTTGATGCCATAACAGACTCAGATAAAATTGTTCTTCCTAGTACATCTAGTGAAAAGCTTCCTTATCCAAGATATGTTAGTTCCTTTGAAAGTTCTTCCAGTAAAGACAATAGAAGTAGTGATGATGAAAACTCAGCAACACCCATTTCATTGTTACATTCCAATAGTTATAGTGAGGATCAGTGTATTGCCCGATGGCAAGCAAGACAA ATGGCCAAATGTTTTGTGGACAATACAATAAATCGTGTTTTGGATAACTGGATGATTGCACCATTACCTGCAGAAGTAGATAACAATAGATTTTTAGCATTAGATGTCGCTGAATTTATCAATAATCTTCCAGGAGATAACACAATTGAGAATGAAGGTATACTTATGGCAATATCAGCCCATGGACTTCAAAACACAAGCACAAGTAGCAATCAAGAAGGACAGCagaaacaaacaattaataaagatatgttTAATACTCCACCCTGTAGTCCTGTACCATCTGAAGACTTCACATCAAATAGCAATAATAACAATGACCCTAGCTCCTCTAGTGAACTGGATATGTCATGGTCGTATGATGATGAAGCAAAACAGAATGAATCAAATGACATGCAGTTTTCATACTTTCCTAATCATTCaagttcatataaatattatggagAAAATGAACTTGATAGTTCAACAGTAAATAATGACGAAAATACTCTAAACTGTGATAATGTTATGGATAATTATGATTTTCTAGATACTGCTGTTACATTTGCTATTCAAAATAAAGGGCTGGCATCTTTTGGCTCTGAATATGGGTAA
- the LOC111004430 gene encoding uncharacterized protein LOC111004430, producing MCDQTEVNYADGDVVWVKLGSCFWPGEVVGIEKLPADFITSFKKPPIAVVKFFQEDTYEYVKNHCGIYKYECSRKNEFILKGLDMYRKKHGPMEKFPEDVIRAETAVGGDIEILTRDEFQETKKESYADLFADPRRKTPASTKKGKNAKGRSSDVSKITTPNRTLKEKTNYQVHILVQGSKTPNVSEEVTPSTSRAGSEPPEEKPMETDSSPSKSIPSSSTPTMSSSGIYACHSCPFSTSRLNVLILHNKTHSTTFTPYIPTPIKKKPLKTSRSLKSASATPKSSKPRKPRQDKIDKETDKKGQKRDAENNGIDNNLPYAKKVKTDAEIKSSLLADWDDGDEDLNEEETIATASSPDVPVAAGSPAVPTSAELPTDQVASECEQQETTDNKKVELLPSDKPESSNDAKYDFCEDEDWPVEADVGRKIPRVKPLKRKEDRKSVSIDESDVAREVAELLTKTNVPELPSAPEPLKVEENFPEPSIVKSPDKKTENSPGLGEPPEKKVSCEANSQKPIFKTKTFFRSRHSRSQDAIGKYVAEQLNAAERLDMLDNDINGSERSPSPEPIISPPIEHVKVARLAPKIQLKKMNAEAAQLREKEKYELEQLQDGGEEKESSNNENLILQNTIEKITNQKNITEINLLESFNDIPSNEVSNTNSTEIMSRAENLNTEVNNSPEESFTEKEQSKDVIQSHHEFTYTKTDKEDMKEDVETGQEVIEGQYKSYMSESTASAVDALLSVSREADRVTKVISDDPPEDLFEDDHKESAVTSNINTCEISSNGIDNEIPRINSPVHQATEINTNTSDKPFTSETETVQQLSEPHLSKVGIQMDDLPKTDENVENNEPISEEIQGNGYDKKKNKDDFNHKDDDTLKVIPNTPSESDLQIAEALINLPSTTMQNISLAYTDEISSAENFESKPTEDVISKDIVIENFNTDLHEKVIEDNKTVTSVPLLSKDIRFESEEEKSENLNAAQSLVQMSESIDHKINIPEITTPCKNESGPVDPVNIKKERYSDKTPIKLLNESVKENDKQNGNTAKIETTSKLLKILEEPSTSRVTITNNAIVNKKVVPPPKGKILNTHANKSVIKPKQVAKQQIIIRRTTPSKLLNNVTEVTTADKIILSRTNKATADGSAVQSYTIQTSPNVQTEKNTIIIQPKIRKITKTAPKLQKIKPQITSVPTIINNKLSKESGNQADTVFDINSMPIVLSDDVLTPESIEKMPIVMSDGNIISSSSSKVINNKKIITSEKITVTSSSNKQDNKGMSTHHIINDVNKLTPNILSKSSKLRSSKTMLVIDKATGKQKLIMTKSDAANKGMKQPQKLIQTPQNSPKSEKFVILPKTNSPRPARTQKIVIDPQTGKAHVVVEKGPVNVPISESKPVSAKLIPSSADSKTPGNTVMIITNEQGTESRIVLTPEHEKILFPNKQQANVSQLKTITHLISTNASTQQKSIITSVAAAKTPTRIVSKPQKSAIITSKGQLIVGGRLAPSTQNIAPLPEIRPATKRLAEPKKIAPMIQKQSPEPLIFLQKSGTVMQLTASQFEHLQRTGQIIQKVPAQEKVIVQKKITMSPTETIVPAQKPRARKQQTDSTAPTKKIKHEINIAPAPPVLVHAPAPALIPVPVPALTPICSTTTNLPLATNNNVPTNATSTPYSNMDNFEELLPTTAIARPAESVLVPTEQSPQPPSAPLSDGQLLAVPGEHFGGPQGSFYLCVEENGTFTAIDNRPLVLENNQLVPMPETIPVIPPQPERRDILEAALANSDVFHADTTRDEAPDFRDLNANVSVHCRVSETSTTLNQPIMTPVEVPSNVDSEPAVPSNLEDGLAVIGVTPHTVPTSLELPITVTDPRIAPKTTDPLSNSNYRTSLLPSPSTEMTFAVTEDSDVSMVGPISMPLLTEEDSVGKSMPILIDEITERTISSVESTVGSPSSIDVRESETEDGSQWPRRLLTPGSDISETSVEIPLQPSIQLSVSDLSHNNS from the exons ATGTGTGACCAAACTGAAGTAAATTATGCTGATGGAGACGTTGTGTGGGTAAAATTGGGATCTTGCTTTTGGCCTGGAGAAGTCGTTGGCATAGAAAAGCTACCCGCCGACTTCATCACGTCTTTTAAGAAGCCACCAATAGCAGTTGTAAAATTCTTTCAAGAAGATACATA TGAGTATGTGAAGAATCACTGTGGAATTTACAAATATGAATGCAGTcgcaaaaatgaatttattctaAAAGGATTAG ATATGTACAGAAAAAAACATGGACCTATGGAGAAGTTTCCTGAGGATGTTATCCGTGCAGAAACAGCAGTAGGGGGCGATATCGAGATACTGACAAGAGATGAATTTCAAGAGACAAAAAAAGAAAGCTATGCTGATCTTTTTGCTGATCCTAGAAGAAAAACACCTGCTTCTACCAAAAAAG gaaagAATGCAAAGGGCAGGTCTTCTGATGTTTCTAAGATTACAACACCAAATAGAacg CTTAAAGAGAAGACCAATTATCAAGTACACATATTAGTACAGGGTTCTAAAACGCCAAACGTATCTGAAGAAGTGACGCCGTCTACAAGTAGAGCTGGTTCAGAACCACCTGAAGAAAAGCCAATGGAAACAGACAGTAGTCCTTCAAAATCAATTCCTTCAAGTAGCACTCCCACAATGTCAAGTTCTGGTATTTATGCTTGTCATTCGTGTCCCTTTTCTACTTCTCGTCTGAATGTTCTCATTTTACATAACAAAACTCACAGCACAACATTTACACCTTATATACCTACACCAATCAAAAAGAAACCCTTAAAAACAAGCAGATCACTAAAATCTGCATCTGCCACTCCAAAATCTTCGAAGCCTCGTAAACCCCGGCaagataaaatagataaagaaACAGATAAAAAAGGACAGAAACGAGATGCAGAAAATAATGGAATTGACAACAATTTACCTTAtgcaaaaaaagtaaaaactgaCGCAGAAATTAAGAGCAGCTTATTAGCTGATTGGGACGATGGAGATGAGGATTTGAATGAGGAAGAAACCATTGCCACAGCTAGTTCTCCTGATGTTCCTGTGGCTGCCGGTTCCCCAGCCGTTCCTACATCTGCTGAATTGCCTACTGATCAAGTAGCAAGTGAATGTGAACAACAGGAAACGACAGACAACAAAAAGGTTGAACTTTTACCTTCAGATAAACCAGAATCATCTAACGATGCTAAATATGACTTTTGTGAGGACGAAGATTGGCCTGTAGAGGCAGATGTGGGGAGGAAAATTCCACGCGTGAAACcgttaaaaagaaaagaagacAGGAAGAGCGTCAGTATAGATGAAAGTGATGTGGCTAGAGAAGTAGCAgaattactaacaaaaaccAATGTGCCCGAGTTACCATCTGCTCCTGAGCCTTTAAAAGTGGAAGAAAATTTTCCGGAACCTTCGATTGTAAAATCTCCGgataaaaaaactgaaaattcTCCGGGATTGGGTGAGCCACCCGAAAAAAAAGTCAGTTGTGAGGCTAATAGtcaaaaacctatttttaaaactaaaacgttTTTTCGTAGTAGACATTCAAGAAGTCAAGATGCAATAGGAAAATATGTCGCAGAACAATTAAATGCAGCCGAGCGTCTGGACATGCttgataatgatataaatgGTTCAGAAAGGTCGCCATCGCCAGAGCCCATTATTTCCCCTCCCATAGAACACGTAAAGGTTGCTAGATTAGCTCCTAAAattcaacttaaaaaaatgaatgcaGAAGCAGCACAGTTGCGTGAAAAAGAAAAGTATGAGTTAGAACAACTTCAAGATGGCGGCGAGGAAAAGGAATCttctaataatgaaaatttgatTCTTCagaatacaatagaaaaaataactaatcaaaaaaatataactgaaaTCAATCTATTAGAGAGTTTTAATGATATTCCTTCAAATGAAGTAAGTAATACAAATTCCACTGAAATCATGTCAAGAGCTGAAAACCTGAACACTGAAGTAAATAACAGCCCAGAAGAATCATTTACTGAAAAAGAGCAATCCAAAGATGTTATCCAAAGTCATCATGAATTTACTTACACAAAAACAGATAAGGAGGATATGAAGGAAGATGTAGAAACTGGCCAAGAAGTTATTGAAGGacaatataaatcatatatgaGTGAATCTACTGCCTCTGCCGTTGATGCCTTACTCAGCGTTTCTAGAGAAGCTGATAGAGTAACAAAAGTTATTAGTGATGATCCTCCAGAAGACCTCTTTGAAGATGACCACAAAGAAAGTGCTGTAACTTCTAATATTAACACATGCGAGATATCATCAAATGGCATAGACAATGAGATACCAAGGATTAACTCCCCAGTTCATCAAGCCACagaaattaatacaaacacaTCAGATAAGCCTTTTACTTCTGAAACAGAAACTGTTCAACAACTTTCTGAACCTCATCTATCAAAAGTTGGTATCCAAATGGATGATTTACCGAAAACCGATGAAAATGTAGAAAATAATGAACCAATTTCCGAAGAAATACAGGGGAATGGTtatgataaaaagaaaaataaagatgaCTTTAACCATAAAGACGACGACACACTAAAAGTTATTCCAAATACACCATCTGAATCAGACTTGCAAATTGCAgaagctttaattaatttaccttCGACAACCAtgcaaaatatatctttagcTTATACAGATGAAATATCGTCAGCAGAAAATTTTGAAAGTAAACCAACTGAAGATGTTATCTCGAAAGATATTGTTATTGAAAACTTTAACACCGACTTGCATGAAAAGGttattgaagataataaaacagttaCTTCTGTTCCATTACTATCGAAAGACATCCGATTCGAGAGTGAAGAAGAAAAAAGTGAAAATTTGAATGCCGCTCAATCCTTGGTACAAATGTCAGAATCAAttgatcataaaataaatatacctgaGATTACAACTCCATGCAAAAACGAATCGGGTCCCGTTGACcctgttaatattaaaaaagaaagatacAGTGATAAAACCcctattaaactattaaatgaAAGTGTGAAGGAAAATGATAAACAGAATGGAAACACAGCAAAAATTGAAACAACATCGAaactcttaaaaatattggaaGAACCCAGTACTTCTAGAGTCACTATTACAAATAATGcgattgttaataaaaaagtagttCCTCCACCAAAaggaaaaattttaaatactcatGCTAACAAATCAGTGATCAAACCTAAGCAGGTAGCTAAACAACAAATTATCATTAGACGTACGACACCAAGCAAGTTACTTAATAATGTTACGGAAGTCACAACTgctgataaaattattttgtcacGTACCAATAAAGCTACCGCCGATGGATCTGCAGTACAGAGCTACACTATTCAAACATCACCTAATGTCCAAACGGAGAAAAACACTATTATAATTCAgccaaaaataagaaaaattacaaaaactgcTCCCAAATTGCAGAAGATTAAACCACAAATAACATCAGTTcctacaataattaataacaagttATCTAAAGAGTCAGGAAACCAAGCTGATACcgtttttgatataaattctATGCCGATTGTTTTATCTGACGATGTTTTAACGCCAGAAAGCATTGAAAAGATGCCTATCGTTATGTCAGATGGTAATATAATTAGTTCGTCGTCGTCTAaggtaataaacaataaaaaaattatcacaagtgaaaaaataacagttaCGTCGTCTTCGAATAAACAGGATAATAAAGGAATGTCTACCCatcatattattaatgatGTCAATAAATTGACtccaaatatattatctaaatcaTCTAAATTAAGGTCTTCCAAAACTATGTTAGTGATAGATAAAGCTACgggaaaacaaaaattaatcatGACCAAGTCTGATGCTGCTAATAAAGGTATGAAACAACCTCAAAAGCTAATACAAACTCCCCAGAATAGTCCTAAATCTgagaaatttgttattttacctAAAACTAACTCGCCGCGACCAGCAAGAACCCAGAAAATTGTCATTGACCCACAGACTGGAAAAGCACACGTTGTAGTCGAGAAGGGACCAGTAAATGTACCTATATCTGAGAGTAAACCTGTTTCGGCCAAGCTAATACCGTCATCTGCAGACTCAAAGACTCCTGGAAATACTGTTATGATTATTACCAATGAACAAGGTACGGAATCAAGAATAGTTCTTACGCCGGAACATGAGAAAATTCTTTTCCCAAACAAACAACAAGCAAATGTTTCGCAGTTAAAAACGATTACACACCTTATCTCTACAAATGCCTCTACACAGCAAAAAAGCATTATCACGTCCGTAGCGGCTGCAAAGACTCCAACAAGGATTGTTTCAAAGCCACAAAAAAGTGCTATTATAACCTCTAAAGGGCAACTCATAGTAGGTGGACGATTAGCACCTTCTACTCAAAATATCGCTCCTCTACCAGAAATTAGGCCTGCTACAAAGCGTCTTGCTGAACCTAAAAAGATCGCTCCTATGATTCAGAAACAATCGCCGGAACCATTAATTTTCCTGCAAAAATCTGGTACGGTAATGCAATTGACTGCATCTCAATTCGAACATTTGCAAAGAACAGgtcaaattatacaaaaagttCCTGCACAAGAAAAGGTTATAGTTCAGAAGAAAATTACAATGTCACCGACCGAGACGATAGTTCCGGCTCAGAAACCGAGAGCACGCAAGCAGCAGACCGATTCGACTGCTccgacaaaaaaaattaaacatgaaaTTAACATTGCCCCAGCACCACCTGTTCTTGTACATGCACCTGCTCCTGCCCTAATTCCTGTACCTGTCCCGGCCCTTACACCAATATGTTCTACCACAACCAATCTGCCACTTGCAACCAACAATAATGTCCCTACCAATGCAACTTCTACCCCTTATTCAAACATGGACAATTTCGAAGAATTACTTCCGACAACAGCAATCGCTCGTCCTGCTGAGAGTGTTCTCGTTCCGACAGAACAAAGCCCACAACCTCCTTCGGCGCCTCTGTCCGATGGGCAACTGCTGGCAGTGCCCGGAGAGCATTTTGGGGGGCCTCAGGGGTCCTTTTATCTTTGTGTTGAGGAAAATGGCACTTTTACTGCTATTGATAACCGCCCATTAGTTTTGGAAAATAATCAACTAGTTCCAATGCCGGAAACAATTCCCGTCATACCTCCTCAACCCGAGAGAAGGGATATTTTAGAGGCAGCACTAGCTAACAGCGATGTTTTTCACGCTGACACCACACGCGACGAGGCACCAGATTTTCGAGATCTCAATGCTAACGTCTCCGTTCACTGCCGAGTGTCGGAAACTAGCACTACGCTAAATCAGCCAATCATGACACCTGTCGAAGTACCGTCAAATGTCGACTCTGAACCAGCCGTGCCTTCTAATTTAGAAGATGGTTTGGCTGTGATTGGCGTGACACCTCATACTGTACCTACGTCTCTGGAGTTGCCGATTACCGTCACAGATCCGCGCATAGCACCTAAAACTACAGACCCTTTAAGTAACAGTAACTACAGAACGTCGCTGTTGCCATCGCCCAGTACAGAGATGACTTTTGCGGTTACTGAAGACAGTGATGTGTCGATGGTCGGCCCTATTTCTATGCCTCTTTTAACGGAAGAGGATTCCGTAGGTAAATCTATGCCTATATTAATAGACGAGATAACGGAAAGAACGATATCGTCTGTAGAATCGACAGTAGGTTCGCCCTCGTCTATCGACGTACGAGAATCCGAAACGGAAGACGGTAGTCAGTGGCCCCGAAGGTTGCTGACTCCCGGATCAGATATATCGGAAACTTCAGTGGAGATCCCACTGCAGCCCTCAATTCAGCTTTCTGTTAGTGATTTGTCtcataataatagttaa
- the LOC111004427 gene encoding ejaculatory bulb-specific protein 3 codes for MQAAHIFVLCALVATCIAETQRPPVSDTALDDALNDKRFIQRQLKCALGEAPCDPIGKRLKTLAPLVLRGACPQCSPQETKQIQRTLSYVQRNFPQQWAKIVRQYSG; via the exons ATGCAG GCCGCACACATATTCGTGTTATGTGCATTAGTAGCTACTTGCATCGCCGAGACACAACGGCCGCCAGTCTCAGATACAGCACTAGATGACGCTCTCAATGATAAGCGTTTCATACAACGACAGCTGAAATGTGCGCTTGGTGAAGCGCCCTGTGATCCAATTGGGAAGAGACTAAAGA cATTAGCACCATTGGTCCTACGAGGAGCATGTCCCCAGTGCTCGCCGcaagaaacaaaacaaatacaacgTACGCTTTCGTATGTTCAAAGAAACTTCCCACAACAATGGGCTAAAATTGTACGTCAGTATTCTGGCTAA